A single region of the Montipora capricornis isolate CH-2021 chromosome 13, ASM3666992v2, whole genome shotgun sequence genome encodes:
- the LOC138030874 gene encoding NLR family CARD domain-containing protein 4-like: MAKKQGQKSIGEILWECAKEPFQAKKQTDATQTDGTSAGASTSMHSHHMQDPCFSVEICGAKLRAHYEKTAKVPISAWCRSSHVDIDQVYTRLSVVKRKTTLAGSEQSELGHYSNLFTPIGKGNQPKRILVQGETGIGKSTFAKKLAVDWARLDEPPTLSSPVSPGPPNLQTLGTRTGSFQFLSRNFRRGRETLGFEDENNSSTEDEQTAVRRKSSTPAKDEQTAVLRKFKLVVCVDLKEVSKCQRLKDVIYNSRLFAREDKWLVEGLLTYITNHQDEVLLLLDGYDEYHSGQESQIFDIFSGKELRDCCVLMTSRISKADELQKFQDLLAQITGFSEEDKLTYITRQLGDERDARDLYDHLEENELLDLAKVPLLLLFFCTLWKKEQSEGFSKAKTSLYSKIVNHVLSHNQGKNTPPRFSSIEDNSEILNQIGKLALECLLDDNHIFPCGKLSSEVLCEESVVIGLLQVAECTESLQPTEMVSFIHKSIQEFLAAWYVTHKCIPDGNLGSIEEHTQTLKSCREFENVLLFVCGLSDEGAGKVFDHLKSVRINDPSLDISEAIPDENHKYKPLDDVVQRHLQFSDLVFYCFEDVQSKQKLAKFCVECFGGITVLMESPSYLELLFSGVNSWTFIFDPCDFLLKFENTLATLYKVVETVNCLDAPMKITENSENVPLGVFLRKFLDVECLSCVFHQSFISTTVMSMFISETLKDLGAVIKNCTYLMSIDVHRMGDSVCEFLQQLPNPSKFELELSCLLTSKGAEELAKLLPSFENITKLRIIFFGCCDEEAIMKLVSSITHKNLIDLSLLKIHLTPAVAAALGRSFPRLSSLQNLMLEGKGETCLNVEDMLALFGRIDKDMPLESLTFTNVNVSGSLTPLTRKLCFFPHLTSLVLDYLDLNEDDLQDLETSLSDVPNLNKLSLIGNALDH, translated from the exons ATGGCCAAAAAGCAAGGTCAAAAGTCAATCGGGGAGATACTTTGGGAATGTGCCAAGGAACCATTCCAGGCAAAGAAACAGACAGATGCTACACAGACTGATGGCACTTCAGCAGGTGCAAGTACAAGCATGCACAGTCATCATATGCAGG ACCCTTGCTTCAGCGTTGAGATCTGTGGAGCAAAGCTTCGAGCGCACTATGAGAAAACAGCCAAAGTGCCCATATCTGCTTGGTGCAGATCGTCTCACGTAGACATTGATCAGGTCTACACACGACTGTCCGTAGTAAAAAGGAAAACCACATTAGCTGGGTCAGAACAATCCGAACTGGGCCACTACAGTAACCTCTTCACCCCAATCGGGAAAGGCAATCAACCAAAGAGGATTCTTGTGCAAGGAGAGACAGGAATTGGTAAAAGCACTTTTGCGAAGAAGTTGGCTGTAGATTGGGCCCGACTTGACGAGCCACCGACACTCTCGTCACCGGTGTCGCCTGGGCCTCCTAATCTCCAGACCCTGGGTACAAGAACCGGTTCCTTTCAGTTTCTCTCGCGAAATTTCCGTCGGGGGAGAGAAACACTGGGCTTTGAGGACGAGAATAACTCAAGCACAGAAGATGAACAAACAGCTGTTCGCAGGAAATCAAGCACACCGGCAAAGGATGAACAAACAGCTGTCCTCAGAAAGTTCAAGCTTGTTGTTTGCGTTGACCTTAAGGAAGTGTCCAAATGTCAAAGGCTGAAAGATGTCATTTATAACTCAAGACTTTTTGCCCGTGAGGACAAATGGTTAGTAGAAGGTCTTCTGACTTATATCACCAACCATCAAGATGAAGTTCTTCTGTTGCTGGATGGCTATGATGAGTATCACAGTGGACAAGAATCTCAAATCTTTGATATATTCAGTGGAAAAGAATTGAGAGACTGCTGTGTGTTGATGACAAGTCGAATTTCCAAAGCTGATGAACTCCAAAAATTCCAAGACCTGCTTGCACAAATAACAGGATTCAGTGAGGAGGACAAACTGACGTATATAACTCGACAGCTTGGTGACGAAAGAGATGCCAGAGATTTGTATGAtcacttggaagaaaacgaGCTGCTAGACCTTGCGAAAGTTCCCTTacttttgctgttcttttgCACGCTATGGAAGAAGGAACAGTCAGAAGGCTTCTCGAAAGCCAAAACGAGCTTATATTCAAAGATTGTCAACCACGTTTTAAGCCACAACCAAGGAAAGAACACCCCTCCTCGCTTTAGCAGCATAGAGGATAATTCAGAGATCCTCAATCAAATCGGGAAGCTGGCTTTAGAATGTCTTTTAGACGATAACCACATCTTCCCGTGTGGTAAACTTTCTTCTGAAGTCCTGTGTGAAGAAAGTGTTGTCATTGGTTTACTTCAAGTAGCTGAGTGTACAGAAAGCTTGCAACCAACGgaaatggtttctttcattCATAAGAGCATACAAGAATTCTTAGCAGCATGGTACGTGACTCACAAATGTATACCTGATGGAAATCTCGGTTCGATTGAAGAGCACACTCAAACCTTGAAAAGCTGTCGCGAATTCGAGAACGTTCTTCTCTTTGTCTGTGGACTTAGTGATGAAGGAGCAGGGAAAGTGTTTGACCATTTGAAGTCAGTGAGAATAAACGATCCTTCACTTGATATATCAGAAGCGATACCAGATGAAAACCACAAATACAAGCCATTGGATGACGTTGTTCAGAGACACTTGCAATTCAGTGATTTGGTTTTTTATTGCTTTGAAGATGTACAGTCAAAACAAAAGCTTGCAAAATTTTGCGTTGAATGCTTTGGCGGGATCACAGTTCTCATGGAATCACCTTCTTACCTTGAGTTACTATTTTCCGGTGTTAATTCCTGGACTTTTATTTTTGATCCTTGTGACTtccttttgaaatttgaaaatacccTTGCAACTCTTTACAAGGTGGTAGAAACAGTAAACTGCCTTGATGCCCCAATGAAAATAACTGAGAATTCTGAAAATGTTCCCCTCGGAGTATTTTTGAGAAAGTTCCTGGACGTTGAATGTTTGAGTTGTGTTTTTCATCAGTCTTTCATATCCACAACGGTGATGtcaatgtttatttcagagacTT TGAAAGATCTTGGTGCTGTAATCAAAAATTGCACCTATTTGATGAGTATCGACGTTCATCGTATGGGAGACAGTGTTTGCGAATTTTTGCAACAGCTCCCAAACCCTAGCAAGTTTGAATTAGAATTGAGTTGTCTGTTAACGTCAAAAGGAGCTGAAGAACTCGCTAAACTGTTGCCGAGTTTTGAAAATATCACCAAACTTCGTATTATCTTTTTTGGGTGCTGTGATGAGGAAGCGATTATGAAGTTGGTTTCCAGTATCACGCACAAGAACCTGATTGACCTGTCGCTACTTAAAATCCACCTGACTCCAGCAGTTGCTGCAGCGCTCGGTCGTTCGTTCCCGAGATTGTCATCCTTACAAAATCTCATGTTAGAGGGCAAAGGTGAAACCTgtttaaatgttgaagatatgTTGGCCCTTTTTGGCAGAATAGACAAAGACATGCCGTTGGAATCGTTGACGTTCACCAATGTCAATGTTAGTGGGAGTCTCACTCCACTAACCAGAAAGCTTTGCTTTTTTCCGCATTTGACATCTCTGGTCCTTGATTACTTGGATTTGAATGAAGATGACCTGCAAGATTTGGAAACGTCCCTTAGTGATGTCCCAAACTTGAATAAGCTAAGCCTCATCGGTAACGCATTGGATCACTAG